In the genome of Montipora foliosa isolate CH-2021 chromosome 3, ASM3666993v2, whole genome shotgun sequence, one region contains:
- the LOC137996303 gene encoding uncharacterized protein, which translates to MEAPADDEDDDVDNNVSDADYDVDNGDDDDDDDVVAVAAHEDDDDNFELHENQDRLRSQLKNISYGYIYSYDFSKQKNILSKDEWAALSDLRRDDSIIITRPDKGNGVVIVSRLDYLNKMKKLISDGTKFKQLKHNPTKSREESLSAYLRKIKKDGIIDDVTFHKILPSGSSPGVLYGLPKVHKTGCPFRPIVSSVNTYNYNLASYLVGILQPISTNQHTVKDSFSFADWAKTYKHNNGIMCSLDVTSLFTNVPLDETIQICLDRLYSLPDPPQLPRSVLKDLLQFATKKSHFIFDGQYYDQIDGVAMGSPLGPVLANIFMCHFEEKWLMNSRFCPSLWFRYVDDTFTMFDSKDNANKFLNFLNSRHDSIKFTLEFEENNKIPFLDILLKRCPDNTFSTSVYRKKTFTGLYTKWDSFTPRKYKI; encoded by the exons atggAGGCTCCTgctgatgatgaggatgatgacgTTGATAATAACGTTAGTGATGCTGATTATGACGTtgataatggtgatgatgatgatgatgatgacgttgTCGCTGTTGCTGCTCATgaagacgatgatgataatttcgaacttca CGAAAACCAAGATCGGCTTAGAAGTCAACTGAAGAATATTTCCTATGGTTACATTTACTCCTATGACttttctaaacaaaagaacattctCAGCAAGGATGAATGGGCAGCCTTGAGTGATTTACGCAGGGATGACAGTATCATCATTACGAGACCAGACAAAGGAAACGGCGTTGTCATCGTCAGCAGACTTGATTATCTTAATAAAATGAAGAAGTTGATTTCTGACGGTACCAAATTCAAACAATTAAAGCATAATCCAACTAAATCTAGAGAAGAGAGCCTTTCTGCATATCTTCGcaaaatcaaaaaagacggaatTATTGATGACGTAACATTCCACAAGATTCTACCCAGTGGATCTTCTCCTGGTGTTTTATATGGTCTGCCAAAGGTTCACAAGACTGGATGCCCTTTCCGCCCTATCGTTTCCTCTGTGAACACCTACAATTACAATCTTGCTTCCTATCTCGTTGGCATACTTCAACCAATTTCCACCAACCAACACACGGTTAAAGATTCATTTAGCTTTGCAGATTGGGCCAAAACTTACAAACATAACAACGGAATAATGTGTTCTTTGGATGTCACTTCTCTTTTTACAAACGTGCCGCTCGATGAAACAATACAGATTTGTCTAGACAGATTGTACTCTCTCCCTGATCCTCCGCAATTACCTCGTTCtgttttgaaagatcttttgcagTTTGCCACTAAGAAGAGTCATTTTATATTTGATGGCCAATACTACGATCAGATTGATGGTGTAGCCATGGGTTCACCTTTAGGCCCCGTTTTggctaacattttcatgtgccactttgaagaaaaatggttgATGAACAGCAGATTCTGTCCTTCACTTTGGTTCAGATATGTCGATGACACCTTCACCATGTTTGACAGCAAGGACAATGCTAAtaagtttttaaattttctaAATAGTCGACACGATAGCATTAAGTTTACTCTTGAATTCGAAGAAAACAAtaagattccatttttagacATCCTTCTCAAACGCTGCCCTGACAACACTTTCTCTACATCTGTCTACCGGAAGAAGACATTCACAggcctttacaccaagtgggattcattcacacctcgcaagtacaaaatttaa
- the LOC137996355 gene encoding uncharacterized protein, which yields MANEQTETTESGTTVPSSQSPPDVNPSPPGRDQNIESALRQLNTNMGTMTHLLTKVCARLPTTEARREDSSSSQSPPGTSHTRQQRRSDSISTNESSENEHEPRRKSRKEDDSLSLHATDDDVAQLFADPASNPSNVTDKADEAGEDEFLKELVASLQEEDAKGPKVQQQLADIANKRWGNKLNSEKISSILGKHPQPENCEEMAIKRVNPEIWSPLNAAKRKADLRLANMQQALQKATFSIVTTCDKLLAVKSQIDTKEMVTDSIDAIALVGHVVSEISSIRREQLKPSLKAEYQTICTNDVPRSSKLLFGDDLAKQIRDVKETSRIGKTVGAYGKQDRHKSHRRHYPYQSGRDDRTSKGGSRQPFLGKGYRQTGRKKPYNNTKNETATK from the coding sequence ATGGCGAACGAACAGACCGAAACTACTGAATCTGGCACTACTGTGCCTTCTTCGCAAAGTCCACCGGACGTAAATCCGAGCCCACCGGGCCGAGATCAAAATATTGAGTCCGCCCTGAGGCAATTAAACACCAACATGGGCACGATGACTCACCTCTTAACCAAAGTGTGTGCGCGCCTTCCCACGACAGAGGCACGCCGAGAGGATAGCTCCTCTAGCCAAAGCCCACCGGGCACAAGCCACACACGCCAACAACGGCGGTCCGATTCCATCTCCACCAATGAGTCTTCGGAAAATGAACATGAGCCGCGGCGAAAATCGAGGAAAGAGGACGATTCTCTAAGCCTGCATGCAACCGATGATGATGTTGCTCAACTATTTGCCGACCCGGCATCAAATCCCTCAAATGTCACCGACAAGGCTGATGAAGCGGGCGAGGACGAGTTTCTTAAAGAACTCGTAGCCTCCTTACAAGAAGAGGACGCAAAAGGGCCAAAAGTTCAACAACAGCTGGCCGATATTGCCAACAAAAGGTGGGGCAATAAGCTTAATTCAGAAAAAATCAGTAGCATCCTGGGCAAGCACCCGCAGCCCGAGAATTGTGAGGAAATGGCGATCAAACGCGTTAATCCTGAAATATGGTCGCCCCTAAATGCTGCCAAAAGAAAGGCCGATTTACGTCTCGCCAACATGCAGCAGGCTCTGCAAAAAGCCACTTTCTCGATTGTCACGACTTGCGATAAGCTTCTGGCGGTAAAGTCGCAAATTGATACAAAGGAAATGGTTACCGACAGCATTGATGCGATCGCGCTTGTGGGACATGTGGTCTCTGAGATCTCATCTATAAGGCGGGAACAACTAAAACCTTCCTTAAAGGCAGAGTATCAAACGATTTGCACCAACGACGTGCCACGGTCATCAAAACTATTGTTTGGCGACGACCTTGCGAAACAAATTCGCGATGTTAAGGAGACGAGTCGCATTGGAAAAACAGTTGGCGCCTACGGGAAACAGGACCGCCACAAAAGCCATCGGCGCCACTACCCTTATCAAAGTGGACGAGATGACAGAACCAGCAAGGGTGGTTCAAGGCAGCCTTTTTTGGGGAAAGGCTACCGACAAACGGGACGCAAAAAACCGTACAACAACACAAAGAACGAGACCGCGACGAAATAA
- the LOC137998148 gene encoding uncharacterized protein, producing the protein MRVDHRNKQHNWFASIIVFERIDFSRLDNVIPLGDVHNFSNENYLLTPEEVKKLQSDFKVLVGRVFLEFFKQAPFASVKKLVPQHIMHQYTKEMSLKSEVFPLPIQFKDEKKYSDVVDILASHEATFETIFKAACDDEVIDRESCIPADFNCPSGGDQLTRVRFTSGRKLRAGGHTSKDRLEHTQPDVIEQFHTKQAFLTLTNDVLMNQNSAREIGTLKYFRERIMRYNVPTTVKNNPDAYEEFFVSVGRAYLVEAFLEFFGMENIGSEPTKNLPEQNATMQGKKEHFDKVFGKFVDYYVFHLGVTVDDRVQNYGLSLIELFVLLMQLNDTIHEGDGYRNVINWKYLLWLFKANNKLSKYAIEGMYFLTSVKCLLTHQMSERVIWGRGTNKKGKTGANMPNDLEMEHTIKSTKNLITSMGANKTEKAVLCSSMSVTGVTESLHAYDESSNVKPPSTAHAQKSASRDEEIMLGDLRLLRPFKCAPLHEPYPSFPEMLKSVREKINLGEFFRWLERHKTQLARGLPVVPENEESESSDADD; encoded by the exons ATGAGAGTAGATCACAGGAACAAGCAGCACAACTGGTTTGCGAGCattattgtttttgaaaggatTGATTTCAGCCGCTTAGATAATGTCATACCACTTGGTGATGTCCACAACTTTTCCAATGAAAATTACCTCCTTACCCCAGAGGAAGTCAAGAAACTTCAGTCAGATTTCAAAGTCCTTGTGGGGAGAGTCTTCCTAGAATTCTTCAAGCAAGCTCCATTTGCATCAGTCAAGAAGCTAGTACCACAACACATTATGCACCAGTACACTAAAGAAATGAGCTTAAAGTCAGAAGTGTTTCCACTTCCAATACAATTTAAAGATGAGAAGAAATATTCAGACGTTGTAGACATCTTGGCAAGCCATGAAGCCACATTTGAAACCATATTTAAAGCTGCATGTGATGATGAAGTCATTGATAGAGAGAGTTGCATCCCTGCTGACTTCAACTGTCCATCTGGAGGAGATCAACTGACACGAGTGAGATTTACTTCAGGGCGTAAACTGAGGGCTGGAGGTCACACATCTAAGGACAGACTGGAACATACTCAGCCTGATGTAATAGAGCAGTTCCATACAAAGCAAGCATTCTTAACT CTCACAAATGATGTCCTGATGAATCAGAATTCAGCACGTGAAATTGGTACACTGAAGTATTTTAGAGAGCGGATCATGCGCTACAACGTTCCAACAACTGTGAAAAACAACCCAGATGCATATGAAGAGTTCTTTGTTTCAGTTGGAAGGGCTTACTTAGTGGAAGCATTCCTAGAATTCTTTGGTATGGAGAACATTGGAAGTGAACCAACAAAAAACTTGCCTGAACAGAATGCAACCATGCAGGGAAAGAAGGAACACTTTGATAAAGTGTTTGGAAAATTTGTTGACTACTATGTTTTTCACTTGGGTGTGACAGTTGACGACAGAGTGCAGAATTATGGCCTATCTTTGATTGAACTTTTTGTACTTCTTATGCAGTTGAATGACACAATTCATGAGGGTGACGGGTACAGAAATGTCATTAACTGGAAATACCTTTTGTGgcttttcaaagccaataataAATTGTCAAAGTATGCAATTGAAGGGATGTACTTCTTAACTTCAGTCAAGTGCTTGCTGACACATCAGATGTCTGAACGTGTGATTTGGGGAAGAGGCACCAACAAGAAAGGGAAAACTGGAGCCAACATGCCAAATGACTTAGAAATGGAGCATACCATCAAGAGCACAAAAAATCTGATAACTTCAATGGGAGcaaacaaaactgaaaaggcTGTACTTTGTAGTTCAATGTCAGTCACTGGGGTTACTGAATCCCTTCATGCTTATGACGAGAGTTCAAATGTCAAGCCACCATCAACAGCCCACGCACAAAAGAGTGCTTCCAGAGATGAAGAGATCATGCTTGGTGATCTGAGGTTGCTAAGACCATTTAAATGTGCCCCATTGCATGAGCCGTATCCTTCTTTTCCAGAAATGTTGAAGAGTGTCAGAGAGAAAATCAACCTGGGTGAATTCTTTCGGTGGCTTGAAAGGCACAAGACACAGCTTGCAAGAGGTCTACCTGTAGTCCCTGAAAATGAAGAATCTGAATCGTCTGATGCAGATGACTAA
- the LOC137996302 gene encoding uncharacterized protein, with the protein MASLEQMKLAVSGFPLFVNSILINYLRYRCDNFAAGCIAHSLPAWRELTSDNEILSTVMGLKIDFETIPRQQFLPNCTRSLNETSIIDAEINKLLSKRVIEPTGHCHNEIISDVFVREKKDGSHRMILNLKKLNLHAHKIHFKMDTLNTILKLVERDCFMASIDLKDAYYSVPIASSHRKYLKFSWKGHLYQFTCLPNGLSCGPRKFTKLLKPALSDLHLRGHISSGYIDDLYLQGKTYEDCVHNVIDTVTKVDSLGLIVHPDKSVFIPSQQLVILGFVLNSVTMTVTLTGEKALTLQTACQTLLNTALPTIREVACVLGKIVSSFPGVMYGPLHYRHTEQDKICALRDNQWNFDKRTSLSLRARSELQWWVVNVMTATNVMTRDAPTFTLTTDASNEGWGAVYNNQSTGGLWSSQKKSHHINYLELLAVFLGLQAFCASHRDMHISLKIDNTSAVACHNLPSQEDSGGQSRGSMRVAELANTAVVSKSNANDPKTASQAKGMQNTTVPAKSTGTGTSPSQEIRSPNMPLIRKKLNNKNLSSTAEEIIMASWRSGTGKQYHSYLERWEKFCSQNAIVENEASVENGIEFLASLYKDGLGYSAINTARSALSSALTIPGNVTFGNHPLLARFLKGVFELRPSLPKYNHIWDVSVVLRHLKTLQPICNLDLKALTLKLTMLLCLLTGQRCQTLSKLDTTLMQKLPGKYVFTIGEKLKTTKPGRHIDPIELTAFEPDINLCVVTHLDQYLIQTEKLRGSTSQLLISYVKPHKAVSNTTIGKWCKAALKDAGINVTEFTSHSGRSASTSYASQTSLTLKEILKAGGWSYSQTFAKHYQKPIIKNFGSSLLEHFHCNTH; encoded by the exons ATGGCCTCCCTCGAACAAATGAAACTGGCGGTAAGTGGATTTCCGCTCTTTGTTAACTCAATTTTGATAAATTATCTGCGATATCGTTGTGATAACTTTGCGGCCGGCTGCATCGCACATTCCTTACCGGCCTGGCGTGAGCTTACATCAGATAATGAAATTCTTTCCACTGTAATGGGActgaaaattgattttgaaACAATTCCCCGCCAACAATTTCTGCCCAACTGCACTAGGTCCTTAAATGAAACGTCCATTATAGACGCTGAGATCAATAAACTGTTATCAAAGCGTGTGATTGAGCCCACCGGGCATTGTCACAATGAAATTATCTCCGACGTATTTGTCAGGGAGAAAAAAGATGGAAGCCACAGAATGATCCTTAATCTTAAGAAACTGAACTTACACGCTCACAAAATCCATTTTAAGATGGATACTTTGAATACCATCTTAAAACTTGTAGAGAGAGATTGTTTTATGGCGTCCATTGACCTCAAGGACGCATATTACTCTGTCCCAATAGCCTCTTCGCATAGGAAATACTTGAAGTTCTCTTGGAAAGGACACCTTTACCAGTTTACATGTTTGCCAAATGGCCTTTCTTGTGGGCCTAGAAAATTCACCAAACTTTTAAAACCAGCTTTATCTGACCTGCATTTACGGGGACATATATCTAGCGGTTACATTGACGACCTATACTTACAAGGGAAAACTTACGAGGATTGCGTTCACAACGTTATAGACACAGTCACAAAAGTTGACTCTCTTGGCCTGATAGTCCACCCAGACAAGTCTGTCTTTATTCCCTCCCAACAATTGGTTATTCTGGGATTTGTCCTTAATTCGGTCACTATGACCGTCACGCTAACTGGGGAAAAGGCCTTGACCCTCCAAACGGCGTGCCAAACGCTCTTAAACACCGCCCTTCCCACAATCAGAGAAGTGGCTTGTGTTCTAGGGAAGATAGTCTCCTCCTTTCCTGGGGTTATGTATGGGCCTTTGCACTATCGCCACACGGAACAGGACAAAATTTGTGCCTTGCGAGATAATCAATGGAATTTTGATAAGCGAACGTCGTTATCCCTAAGGGCGAGATCCGAGCTCCAGTGGTGGGTAGTTAATGTGATGACAGCCACAAATGTCATGACCCGGGATGCGCCCACATTTACACTCACAACAGATGCCTCTAACGAAGGCTGGGGAGCGGTTTACAACAACCAGTCGACAGGAGGCTTATGGTCCTCGCAGAAAAAGTCTCACCACATAAACTATCTTGAACTTTTAGCAGTTTTTCTGGGGCTCCAAGCTTTTTGTGCTTCGCACCGCGATATGCACATCAGCCTTAAGATAGATAACACTTCCGCGGTTGCG TGTCATAACCTCCCTTCTCAAGAAGATTCAGGAGGACAAAGCAGAGGGAGTATGCGTGTTGCCGAACTGGCCAACACAGCCGTGGTTTCCAAAAGCAATGCGAATGACCCAAAGACCGCCAGTCAAGCTAAAGGCATGCAAAACACTACTGTCCCTGCCAAATCAACCGGAACAGGTACATCCCCTTCACAAGAAATTAGATCTCCTAATATGCCTCTTATCCGCAAAAAGCTGAACAATAAAAACCTGTCCTCAACCGCTGAGGAAATCATCATGGCCTCCTGGCGATCGGGAACGGGAAAACAATACCACTCTTATTTAGAACGCTGGGAGAAATTCTGCTCTCAGAACGCAATCGTGGAAAACGAAGCGAGTGTCGAAAACGGGATAGAATTTTTAGCATCCCTCTACAAGGATGGCTTGGGCTATAGCGCCATCAATACGGCACGGTCGGCATTGTCGTCGGCACTAACAATCCCAGGCAACGTCACCTTTGGAAATCACCCGCTCTTAGCTCGATTCCTCAAAGGGGTTTTTGAGTTGAGGCCATCCCTGCCAAAATACAACCACATTTGGGATGTCAGCGTTGTCCTAAGACACCTTAAAACGTTACAGCCTATATGTAATTTAGACCTTAAAGCCCTAACGCTCAAGCTGACGATGCTACTTTGTCTTCTTACTGGCCAGAGATGTCAAACTTTATCCAAATTGGACACAACACTGATGCAGAAATTACCCGGAAAGTATGTCTTTACTATTGGCgaaaaacttaaaacaactAAACCTGGTAGACACATTGATCCCATTGAACTGACAGCCTTTGAGCCCGATATCAACCTCTGTGTTGTCACACACCTTGATCAGTACCTCATCCAGACAGAAAAGCTTAGAGGTTCCACTTCCCAGCTACTCATCAGCTACGTCAAACCCCATAAAGCTGTGTCTAACACTACCATAGGCAAATGGTGCAAGGCTGCTCTCAAAGATGCAGGGATTAATGTCACTGAGTTCACCAGCCACAGTGGAAGATCTGCCTCCACTTCCTATGCCTCCCAAACCAGCCTTACACTGAAAGAAATCTTAAAAGCCGGTGGCTGGTCCTACTCTCAGACATTCGCTAAGCATTACCAGAAACCAATCATAAAGAACTTCGGCTCAAGCTTACTTGAGCATTTTCATTGCAACACACATTGA
- the LOC137998149 gene encoding uncharacterized protein, translated as MLPLLFDKTNLSLNVTSEGKSIVIVVSPLNALIDDQINKLSSVGVACTSLRVCGADIEERIFAIDDLQNGKFELIFTHPEVAVSNRQCRDLFLSSYYQRNVRAVVIDEAHCIIEWGHNFREDYSKLGTLSSVFPTARIVAMTATATKEYQTTIIQSLNMKDPKCVIANPDRANIFYEVLQRPSYLKQSNVHQFEEMLSPIADELKTLNVKMPVTIIYSSLYLCGVGYAFLDRKLGDHQFYPIGAPQIPQNRLFAQFHSPQTDKMKSEIITSIVKESCTQRVIFATVAFGMGVDSPCVERVVNFGVPRTMESFFQESGRAGRDGRLAKSTLHFNNNDIGCNIEGMQPIMRDYCKNIKKTCRRKIVLSHFGFDVPSTREKHSCCDICITDCQCSECVDLHLDVLAMEDISITASHLLFSRKQVEEIKSELIKYKDEIEASNKYLHLSMCSGLTIEVIDEVCSRLQGLHTLVGIKEKLPVWKKEHAEKILQIISDVKSKEACPP; from the exons ATGCTTCCGTTACTTTTTGACAAGACAAACTTAAGCTTAAATGTTACATCAGAGGGCAAGtcaattgttattgttgtttctCCTTTAAATGCCTTAATTGATGACCAAATAAATAAACTCAGCTCAGTTGGCGTCGCTTGTACAAGTTTGCGTGTTTGTGGTGCTGATATTGAAGAGAGGATTTTTGCAATTGATGACCTTCAGAATGGAAAGTTTGAGTTAATCTTCACCCACCCCGAGGTAGCAGTAAGCAACAGGCAGTGTAGAGACCTTTTTTTGTCCAGCTACTATCAGAGAAATGTACGGGCAGTCGTGATAGATGAAGCACATTGCATCATCGAGTG GGGGCACAATTTCAGAGAAGATTACAGTAAACTTGGAACACTTTCATCAGTATTCCCCACAGCTAGGATTGTTGCCATGACAGCAACAGCAACTAAGGAATACCAAACAACAATCATACAAAGTTTGAATATGAAAGATCCCAAATGTGTTATTGCTAATCCTGATagggcaaacattttttacgAAGTACTGCAAAGGCCCTCATATCTTAAGCAAAGTAACGTTCACCAGTTTGAAGAAATGCTTTCACCCATAGCAGATGAACTTAAAACTCTCAATGTGAAAATGCCTGTAACAATTATCTACTCATCATTATACCTGTGTGGAGTTGGATATGCCTTTTTGGATAGAAAACTTGGAGATCACCAGTTTTATCCCATTGGGGCTCCCCAAATTCCTCAAAATAGACTGTTTGCACAATTTCATTCTCCTCAAACTGACAAAATGAAGAGTGAAATTATAACCAGCATTGTTAAGGAATCATGCACACAGAGAGTCATATTTGCCACTGTGGCTTTTGGAATGGGAGTTGATTCTCCTTGTGTGGAAAGGGTAGTTAATTTTGGGGTTCCTCGAACTATGGAGAGTTTTTTCCAAGAAAGTGGAAGAGCTGGAAGGGATGGGAGGCTTGCTAAATCAACCCTTCACTTTAACAACAATGACATTGGTTGTAACATTGAAGGGATGCAACCCATTATGAGAGACTACtgcaaaaacattaaaaaaacatgCAGGAGAAAAATTGTGCTAAGCCACTTTGGTTTTGACGTTCCAAGTACTCGAGAGAAACACAGCTGTTGTGACATCTGCATTACTGACTGTCAGTGCTCTGAATGTGTTGATCTGCACCTAGATGTTTTGGCCATGGAAGATATTTCTATCACTGCGAGTCACTTGCTTTTCTCTAGAAAACAGGTAGAAGAAATTAAATCAGAGCTTATTAAATATAAAGACGAAATTGAGGCCAGTAATAAATATTTGCATCTGAGCATGTGTTCAGGATTAACAATTGAAGTCATAGATGAGGTTTGTTCAAGACTTCAAGGACTCCATACTCTGGTTGGAATAAAGGAGAAACTCCCAGTTTGGAAAAAAGAACATGCAGAAAAGATTCTACAAATAATAAGTGATGTCAAATCCAAGGAGGCATGTCCTCCTTAG